In Gossypium hirsutum isolate 1008001.06 chromosome D06, Gossypium_hirsutum_v2.1, whole genome shotgun sequence, one genomic interval encodes:
- the LOC107889310 gene encoding pentatricopeptide repeat-containing protein At5g13770, chloroplastic → MAISSSPDWSVASTDSYTSKPRKSKSALFFSPYKTLHFVSLPTSNIPLFHINSSCNSPSAIMEDASSSSSTSNVPITKLGLKFHDPDVDNLNGLLCGLLQDTPSEDVAYDFYEKAKENPRFIPEKKMLKLLIRLINTCVKARKFMVAEALLEAFKSDKELSVIAFNSAMAGYNKLHMFRSTIAAYETMKSNGISQDSESYCQIMEAYHRIGDMDKVSSLFDEFESSKLKLTPLAPRAYSILCDSLAKSGRPYEALEYFRDMKKKGLFVSSLVYSSLIISFASIRDITIVEELFEEAEERKMVRDPEVFLKLVLMYIEEGLLEKTLDVVRVMNDANVKVSDCIFCTIVNGFSKRRGFQSAIVVYEQLILQGCKPGQVTYASIINAYCRIGLNSKAKMMFSEMQQKGFDKCVVAYSSMIAMYGKAGMIRDAMKVLAQMKAKGCQPNVWIYNSLMDMHGRVKNLRQVEKLWKEMKRRKLAPDKVSYTTVISAYNRVRECEMCVKFYQEFRLNGGSIDKAMAGTMVGVFSKTSRIDELVRLLQDMKAEGTELDGRLYHSAMNALRDAGLENQVKWLQKNFDAMQHGTQL, encoded by the exons ATGGCCATCTCCTCTTCTCCTGACTGGTCCGTAGCTTCAACTGATTCCTACACATCAAAACCCAGAAAATCTAAATCTGCTCTCTTTTTCTCACCATACAAAACCCTTCACTTTGTCTCACTCCCCACCTCTAACATTCCATTGTTCCACATCAATTCCTCATGTAATTCCCCATCTGCTATCATGGAAgatgcatcatcatcatcatcaaccagCAATGTGCCCATCACCAAGTTAGGCCTGAAATTTCATGATCCTGATGTTGATAATCTAAATGGGTTGTTGTGTGGGTTATTGCAAGATACTCCAAGTGAGGATGTTGCATATGATTTCTATGAGAAAGCAAAAGAAAACCCAAGGTTCATACCAGAGAAAAAAATGTTAAAGCTTCTCATCAG ATTGATTAATACTTGTGTTAAAGCTAGAAAATTCATGGTTGCGGAGGCTTTGCTTGAAGCGTTTAAATCAGATAAGGAACTTTCTGTCATTGCGTTTAATTCTGCAATGGCGGGGTATAACAAGTTGCATATGTTTAGAAGCACAATTGCTGCATACGAAACAATGAAATCCAATGGAATTTCTCAGGATTCTGAATCTTATTGCCAGATAATGGAAGCTTATCACCGAATTGGTGATATGGACAAAGTTTCTtcattatttgatgaatttgaaagtAGCAAGTTAAAATTGACACCACTTGCACCTCGTGCATACAGTATCCTATGTGACTCGTTGGCGAAATCGGGTCGACCTTATGAAGCTCTTGAATATTTCAGAGACATGAAGAAGAAAGGGCTTTTCGTGAGTTCTTTGGTTTACTCTTCATTGATAATCTCGTTCGCGAGCATCCGCGATATAACCATAGTCGAAGAACTATTTGAAGAGGCGGAAGAGAGGAAGATGGTGAGGGATCCAGAAGTGTTTTTGAAGCTTGTTTTGATGTATATAGAAGAAGGGTTATTAGAGAAAACTTTGGATGTTGTGAGGGTCATGAATGATGCAAATGTAAAGGTTTCTGATTGTATTTTTTGTACAATTGTCAATGGATTCTCCAAAAGGAGAGGGTTTCAATCTGCTATTGTAGTTTATGAGCAGCTGATATTGCAGGGCTGCAAACCAGGGCAGGTAACGTATGCCTCGATCATAAACGCGTACTGTCGTATTGGTCTCAACTCGAAAGCCAAAATGATGTTTTCGGAGATGCAGCAGAAGGGGTTTGACAAATGTGTTGTGGCATACTCTAGCATGATAGCAATGTATGGGAAAGCAGGGATGATAAGAGATGCAATGAAGGTTTTAGCTCAAATGAAAGCAAAAGGGTGTCAACCAAATGTATGGATATACAATTCATTAATGGACATGCATGGGAGAGTGAAGAACTTGAGACAGGTGGAGAAGCTTTGGAAGGAGATGAAACGAAGGAAGCTGGCACCGGATAAAGTCAGCTACACGACCGTCATTAGCGCTTACAATCGGGTAAGGGAGTGCGAAATGTGTGTGAAATTCTACCAGGAGTTTAGATTGAACGGGGGATCGATCGATAAGGCAATGGCAGGCACCATGGTGGGAGTTTTCTCGAAAACAAGTCGGATCGATGAGTTGGTGAGGCTTCTGCAGGACATGAAAGCTGAAGGAACTGAGTTAGATGGAAGGCTATATCATTCAGCTATGAATGCCTTAAGGGATGCTGGATTGGAAAACCAAGTTAAATGGTTGCAAAAGAATTTTGATGCCATGCAACATGGTACACAATTGTAA